A window of Luteolibacter flavescens contains these coding sequences:
- a CDS encoding ribbon-helix-helix protein, CopG family, whose translation MAREIKDVNLTVRLNPKMVERLEALEKESPLSRAEITRQALDAVLRAFEATGQIEFPVTVTSQLTDPHSSPYDQLPDDVVRRVVTEHHYRTERAERLDAEHRQLVQLVETKPGEFLKQLEDYWESPEFKVPEDDDERVLGIHHKGRFQPFLGQAACGYALAGGRAPLTHRDDWVHLLSSGGWGNIMRVYGKGMHPQIPSGALVALDPWHYLDFPEAGQVVVYNTPHGFGIGELYFRSSIEGEKATSKGVPIARHINSAFPREYLLQPGDIQYTLVKVLGYPEMIDLKRWSEAR comes from the coding sequence ATGGCCAGAGAAATAAAAGATGTGAATCTCACCGTTCGTCTGAATCCAAAGATGGTCGAGAGGTTAGAAGCTCTGGAGAAAGAGAGCCCGCTATCCCGCGCGGAGATCACTCGCCAAGCGCTAGATGCCGTTCTCCGTGCATTTGAAGCCACTGGTCAGATCGAGTTTCCGGTTACGGTAACAAGCCAACTAACGGATCCCCACTCTTCTCCCTACGACCAACTTCCTGATGACGTTGTTAGACGCGTAGTTACGGAGCATCATTATCGGACTGAGCGCGCCGAACGACTTGACGCAGAGCACCGCCAGTTAGTGCAACTGGTCGAAACAAAACCTGGCGAGTTTCTCAAACAGCTCGAAGACTACTGGGAGAGTCCTGAATTCAAGGTGCCTGAGGACGATGACGAGCGAGTCCTCGGCATTCACCATAAGGGCCGCTTTCAGCCGTTCCTAGGTCAGGCAGCGTGCGGATATGCACTTGCCGGGGGACGAGCACCGCTTACACACCGTGACGATTGGGTTCACCTGCTTTCTAGCGGAGGCTGGGGCAACATAATGCGTGTTTACGGGAAGGGCATGCACCCACAAATCCCTAGTGGTGCCCTAGTCGCTCTTGATCCATGGCACTATCTGGATTTCCCAGAGGCAGGACAAGTCGTCGTATACAACACCCCGCACGGGTTCGGCATCGGTGAACTTTACTTCCGCTCGAGCATAGAAGGGGAAAAAGCAACTTCAAAGGGCGTTCCCATCGCTCGCCACATTAATTCCGCCTTTCCTAGGGAGTATCTTCTTCAGCCCGGTGATATCCAATACACCCTTGTCAAGGTGCTGGGGTATCCGGAGATGATCGACCTTAAACGTTGGAGTGAAGCGCGCTGA
- a CDS encoding chitobiase/beta-hexosaminidase C-terminal domain-containing protein, protein MPEPAATPAFTEAGGAFDGSATVTLATASPAAVIRYTLDGTTPTATHGSIYTQAFALAETATVRAVAYGPGYAPSTTASAFFVIRDGLASWRSQMGLASDGSQDEGNPSGDGVSNLLKFAFNLASQPADLGKPNASVLAADGSAGLPRMELDEEGRLTLTFVRRKAASRPGITYAVEASSDLVTWTKLGFAAASVTSLDAAWERVTVTDSTGGTRRFGRVKVLTLPSYVNDFSSGPGAASLRGHAIWTSQGIQLTDETGGGQQGAVVLDGPVTGSGMSGFTARFTLNLGPAGHVNPADGVAFSVGDLGTGTWREDGPGTARNLTISFDTYNNGGDGSIGVRIFRDGTAVAHNPTNPFTNGVTVPVEVRYDATAGVSVVFNGVTLFTDVALPGFTLPEDGRFGFSARTGGSTERAVVDDVVIFPH, encoded by the coding sequence GTGCCCGAGCCCGCCGCCACACCGGCATTCACGGAGGCCGGTGGTGCCTTCGACGGCAGTGCGACGGTGACGCTGGCCACCGCCTCGCCCGCCGCGGTGATCCGCTACACGCTGGATGGCACCACTCCCACGGCGACGCATGGCAGCATCTACACGCAGGCCTTTGCGCTCGCGGAGACGGCCACGGTGCGCGCAGTGGCCTACGGTCCGGGCTACGCGCCATCCACAACGGCCAGCGCGTTCTTCGTGATCCGCGATGGTCTGGCGAGCTGGAGATCCCAGATGGGGCTCGCCTCGGACGGTTCGCAGGACGAGGGGAATCCCTCCGGTGATGGCGTGTCGAATTTGCTCAAGTTCGCCTTCAACCTGGCAAGCCAACCGGCCGACCTTGGGAAGCCAAACGCATCCGTGCTGGCCGCCGATGGTAGCGCCGGCCTGCCTCGCATGGAGCTGGATGAGGAAGGCCGGCTCACGCTCACCTTTGTCCGTCGCAAGGCCGCGAGCCGCCCCGGCATCACCTATGCGGTGGAGGCGAGCAGCGATCTCGTGACATGGACGAAGCTCGGTTTCGCCGCGGCCAGCGTCACGTCGCTGGATGCCGCATGGGAGCGCGTCACGGTGACGGATAGCACCGGAGGCACGCGTCGCTTTGGCCGGGTGAAGGTGCTAACGCTTCCGTCGTATGTGAATGACTTCAGCTCCGGCCCGGGTGCGGCCTCGCTGCGGGGCCATGCGATCTGGACGAGCCAGGGGATCCAGCTCACCGATGAGACGGGCGGAGGTCAGCAGGGTGCAGTCGTGCTGGATGGCCCGGTGACAGGTTCCGGCATGAGCGGCTTCACCGCGCGCTTCACGCTGAATCTCGGCCCGGCAGGTCACGTCAATCCTGCCGATGGCGTGGCCTTCTCCGTGGGTGATCTGGGCACCGGCACCTGGCGCGAGGACGGCCCCGGCACGGCGCGGAACCTGACGATCAGCTTTGACACGTATAACAACGGCGGCGACGGCTCCATCGGGGTCCGGATCTTCCGCGACGGCACGGCGGTGGCCCACAACCCGACGAATCCCTTCACGAACGGGGTCACCGTTCCCGTCGAGGTCCGCTACGACGCGACCGCCGGTGTGAGCGTTGTTTTCAATGGCGTGACGCTTTTCACGGATGTCGCGCTGCCCGGCTTCACGCTACCGGAGGATGGACGCTTCGGCTTCAGCGCCCGCACCGGCGGCTCCACGGAGCGCGCCGTGGTGGATGACGTGGTGATTTTCCCCCACTAG
- a CDS encoding RNA polymerase sigma factor: MESRPHSPAAPDGSHAFETTRWSLILRAGEDGCEDAMAKLCQSYWYPLYAYLRRCGHAVPDAQDLTQGFFLHLLSGDMLARATPGKGRFRSFLLGAIKNHLGHEQRHKSALKRGGGVSFVPIDEVEAERRFALEPAGPLTPDAQFERSWAFSLLEQTGKRLGEDYERAGRGEVFRALLPCLAGKFDRTGHRELGRQLGISEGAVAVAVHRMRRRYGELLREAIAETVETSDEVEAELAHLMNVVAGV, encoded by the coding sequence ATGGAGTCCCGCCCCCACTCTCCAGCCGCGCCCGACGGGTCGCATGCATTCGAGACGACGCGGTGGAGCCTGATCCTCCGCGCCGGTGAGGACGGTTGCGAGGATGCGATGGCAAAGCTCTGCCAGAGCTACTGGTATCCGCTCTACGCCTATCTGCGGCGCTGCGGCCATGCGGTGCCGGACGCGCAGGATCTGACGCAGGGCTTCTTCCTCCATCTGCTGTCCGGGGATATGCTGGCGCGCGCGACGCCGGGGAAGGGCCGCTTCAGGTCCTTCCTGTTAGGCGCGATCAAGAATCACCTGGGCCACGAGCAGCGCCACAAATCTGCGCTGAAACGCGGCGGCGGCGTTTCCTTCGTCCCCATCGACGAGGTGGAGGCGGAGCGACGATTTGCGCTCGAGCCCGCGGGGCCGCTCACGCCGGACGCGCAATTCGAGCGGAGCTGGGCTTTTTCCCTGCTGGAGCAGACGGGCAAGCGACTCGGCGAGGACTACGAGCGTGCCGGCCGTGGCGAGGTCTTCCGGGCACTGCTGCCCTGCCTGGCGGGGAAATTCGACCGCACGGGCCATCGCGAGCTGGGACGGCAGCTCGGCATCAGCGAGGGTGCCGTGGCCGTGGCTGTCCACCGCATGCGGCGGCGCTATGGCGAGTTGCTGCGCGAAGCGATCGCGGAGACGGTGGAGACTTCCGATGAGGTGGAGGCCGAGCTGGCCCATCTGATGAATGTCGTTGCGGGTGTGTAA
- a CDS encoding DnaB-like helicase C-terminal domain-containing protein, translating to MSEDPIIRQMPHAIGPEKSVLSSLFKGDRLLDESPRPVHRDLFYHAAHRALFEDFVSVGNSWELVSTVQRLHDKGILDHVGGPAGVTDIYTYAPNGHHFAPHLDILCDRYARRMAIRAATAAAEAAYDCSGEADYLAALSAPVTAVFDAAADAAPTKGMKTLAADFLARFEQKVAGEMIADGIMTGIPEVDRHLHGMKPQHVGIISGRSSGGKSTLATQIFGGLTDALYLILERTEQSAFDRSVVQVARIHHGAVFDPKQFAEMSGRSRPEKRHLIAIQKAVNQLSTSNLHIVKPSNRRLATICAEIRRHVRLNKVKVVFLDQIGLVRGERVKGDTGEAELRGISNTLQELTHELAISLVVLSQVTADGETKNARAVEEDADWWLSIIQERDKKKANFGEHQHILIAKDSHHSSGGERLPLILDKDTLRFVHGFPASADEPKEAEKKDRFGNSRR from the coding sequence ATGAGCGAAGATCCGATCATTCGGCAAATGCCCCACGCAATCGGACCGGAGAAGTCCGTCCTTTCGAGCTTGTTCAAAGGTGACCGTCTTCTCGATGAGAGCCCTCGTCCAGTTCATCGGGACCTCTTCTATCACGCTGCGCATCGCGCCCTTTTCGAGGACTTCGTGAGCGTAGGAAATTCGTGGGAACTTGTGTCCACCGTCCAACGTCTCCATGACAAGGGGATACTTGATCACGTGGGCGGGCCCGCGGGAGTCACCGACATCTACACCTACGCCCCGAACGGTCACCACTTCGCCCCCCATCTGGATATCCTTTGTGACCGGTATGCCCGGCGCATGGCAATCAGGGCTGCCACCGCGGCCGCTGAAGCCGCCTACGATTGTTCTGGTGAGGCCGACTATCTCGCGGCGCTAAGCGCGCCGGTGACGGCCGTCTTTGACGCCGCGGCAGATGCAGCACCGACGAAGGGCATGAAGACGCTTGCAGCAGATTTCCTTGCCCGGTTCGAACAAAAGGTTGCCGGCGAGATGATCGCCGACGGGATCATGACCGGAATTCCGGAAGTCGACCGGCACCTCCATGGTATGAAGCCTCAGCACGTTGGCATCATTAGCGGGCGATCGAGCGGAGGAAAATCCACCTTGGCCACACAGATCTTTGGAGGGCTTACCGATGCGCTATACCTCATTCTTGAGCGCACCGAACAAAGTGCCTTCGACCGTAGCGTGGTACAGGTGGCTCGCATCCACCACGGCGCTGTTTTCGATCCAAAGCAATTCGCGGAGATGAGCGGACGAAGCAGGCCCGAGAAGCGCCACCTCATCGCCATCCAGAAAGCTGTGAACCAGCTCTCAACGTCAAATCTCCACATCGTCAAACCCAGCAATCGGCGTCTGGCTACGATCTGCGCGGAGATCCGCCGCCACGTCCGGCTGAACAAGGTGAAGGTCGTATTCCTCGACCAAATAGGCCTGGTGCGTGGCGAAAGAGTCAAAGGAGATACCGGCGAGGCGGAACTGCGCGGAATTTCCAACACGCTACAGGAACTCACGCACGAACTTGCGATCTCACTGGTCGTGCTATCGCAGGTGACAGCCGACGGCGAAACGAAGAACGCCCGTGCTGTCGAGGAGGACGCCGACTGGTGGCTATCAATCATCCAGGAGCGCGACAAGAAGAAGGCGAACTTCGGTGAGCATCAGCACATCCTCATCGCGAAGGATAGCCATCACTCCTCCGGCGGAGAACGGCTGCCGCTGATCCTCGACAAGGACACCCTGCGCTTCGTGCACGGGTTTCCTGCATCCGCGGACGAACCGAAGGAAGCTGAAAAGAAGGACCGCTTCGGTAATAGCCGCCGATAA
- a CDS encoding tyrosine-type recombinase/integrase, producing MPARKTFRVSRGNSHLTVYPYGDGWRFAWRRTALDKWQYITRPTKDEAKATAEKTLEDIEQRGTIWTALPPARLAFHEAIERECSVADQEAVLQFLASRKKSSKVRDAVTRFLAWKMAGKDATPHLAQVKRDMDALAADFANVMLTDIQIGELEQWWTNRTGTAGPARKKAIRGYLVNFWRWALKDGIAGNEPTTLADRLPSIEAPKGKLEIFEPDELLFLLSIVERKWFPIVVLGAFEGIRPEELAPKEDNPKPRMRWEFIDWEWNVIRIPAEVAKTGRARIVPLHPVTRAWLEAAGAGPTWTGPICTENPTEVHPRATTVWGKALAKRFPERFTKWPQDALRHSYASYRNGVLRNLITVAEEMGTSEEMLHGHYHNPRTRQQGEAWFDLMPEGAATIAPWLDLKAG from the coding sequence ATGCCTGCGCGTAAAACATTCCGCGTCTCGCGAGGAAATTCCCACCTCACGGTCTATCCCTACGGTGATGGCTGGCGCTTTGCCTGGAGGCGCACGGCGCTCGACAAATGGCAGTACATCACCCGCCCGACGAAGGATGAGGCGAAGGCCACCGCCGAAAAGACGCTCGAGGACATCGAGCAGCGCGGCACCATCTGGACCGCTCTCCCGCCGGCGCGCCTTGCCTTCCACGAGGCGATCGAGCGCGAATGCTCGGTGGCAGACCAAGAGGCCGTGCTGCAGTTCCTCGCGAGCCGGAAGAAGAGCAGCAAGGTGCGGGACGCTGTCACCCGCTTCCTCGCATGGAAGATGGCCGGCAAGGACGCCACTCCCCACCTCGCCCAGGTGAAGCGCGACATGGATGCTCTCGCGGCCGACTTCGCAAACGTGATGCTCACGGACATCCAGATCGGGGAGCTGGAGCAGTGGTGGACCAACCGCACCGGCACCGCGGGCCCGGCGCGTAAGAAGGCGATCCGTGGCTACTTGGTGAACTTCTGGCGATGGGCACTCAAGGACGGCATCGCCGGCAACGAACCCACCACGCTCGCCGACCGTCTCCCTTCGATCGAGGCACCAAAGGGCAAGCTCGAGATCTTCGAGCCCGACGAGCTGCTCTTCCTCCTCTCAATCGTGGAACGGAAGTGGTTTCCGATCGTGGTACTCGGTGCCTTCGAGGGCATCCGCCCGGAAGAGCTCGCTCCCAAGGAAGACAATCCCAAGCCGCGGATGCGGTGGGAGTTCATCGATTGGGAGTGGAACGTCATCCGGATCCCGGCGGAAGTGGCGAAGACCGGACGTGCGCGAATCGTGCCGCTACACCCCGTCACCCGCGCGTGGCTCGAAGCCGCCGGCGCCGGGCCTACCTGGACAGGGCCGATCTGCACGGAGAATCCCACGGAGGTCCACCCACGCGCCACCACGGTGTGGGGGAAGGCGCTCGCGAAGCGCTTTCCCGAGCGGTTTACCAAGTGGCCTCAGGACGCGCTTCGGCACAGCTACGCATCGTATCGGAATGGCGTGCTCCGGAATCTCATCACCGTGGCGGAGGAGATGGGCACCAGCGAGGAGATGCTCCACGGGCACTACCACAATCCACGGACGAGGCAGCAGGGGGAAGCCTGGTTCGATCTCATGCCAGAGGGAGCTGCCACCATCGCGCCGTGGCTGGACCTCAAGGCTGGCTGA